Genomic segment of Alphaproteobacteria bacterium:
CCGACAACATGATCGGTCACAAATTCGGTGAATTCGCGCCCACCCGTCAGTTCTCGCAGCACACCGCTGCCGGAGCCGACAAGACGGCCAACAAGAGCGAGTAAATAGACAATGACCAAAGTTGCAAAAGTAAAACCCTCGGGCAAACGCCTCGAAAACGAAGCGATCGCGAAAGCGCGCTACATTAAAGGCGGCGAGCGCAAGCTCAACCTGCTGGCGCAGCTCATCCGCGGCAAATCGGCCGCGAAAGCGCTCATCGACCTCGAATTCTCGCAGCGCCGCGTCGCCCGCGAAGTGAAGAAGGTCCTCGAGGCAGCGATCGCCAACGCCGAGAACAATCACAACCTCGACGTTGACCGCCTGTTCATCAAGGAAGCGATCGTCGGCAAGACCATGGTCATGGGCCGCCTGCACACGCGCGGCCGCGGCCGTTCGGCGCCGATCGAAAAGCCTTTCTGCAACATCACCATCCGCGTTGAAGAGCGCGCCGCAGAAGAGAAAAAAGCCAAAAAAGCCGCTAAAGGCGAGAAAAAAGAGGGCAAGAAGCCCGCTGCCAAAGCTGCTGACAAGAAACAAGCCGAGTAACAAGGTTTTAGGAGAGTATAGATATGGGTCAGAAGGTTAACCCGATTGGTCTGAGACTGGGCATCAACCGCACCTGGGACAGCCGCTGGTATGCTGGCAAAGACTACGCCACCAAGCTGCTGCAGGACATCGCACTGCGCAAGTACGTGTTCGAGTCCATGAAACAGGCCGGTGTTGCGCGCGTCATCA
This window contains:
- the rplV gene encoding 50S ribosomal protein L22, with the translated sequence MTKVAKVKPSGKRLENEAIAKARYIKGGERKLNLLAQLIRGKSAAKALIDLEFSQRRVAREVKKVLEAAIANAENNHNLDVDRLFIKEAIVGKTMVMGRLHTRGRGRSAPIEKPFCNITIRVEERAAEEKKAKKAAKGEKKEGKKPAAKAADKKQAE